In Gigantopelta aegis isolate Gae_Host chromosome 14, Gae_host_genome, whole genome shotgun sequence, the following proteins share a genomic window:
- the LOC121388255 gene encoding cytochrome c1, heme protein, mitochondrial-like: protein MAAIVGRTSNQALLLARSGLTCQKATLVTGKRLSAGKKVALACVGGLAAGGVGLAVAFNQAVLAGELELHPPKLPWSHNGLLSALDRNSVRRGYQVYKQVCAACHSLKYLCYRELVGEIMTEDEAKAEAAEILVTDGPDDEGKMFQRPGKLADRCPNPYDNDEAARAANNGALPPDLSLIVPARHGGEDYIFALLTGYCDAPAGFDIREGLYYNPYFLGGSIGMAQALYNEIIEYEDGTPATQSQLSKDVSVFLRWVSEPEHDRRKQMGLKAMMILTIMFAAGYYIKRHKWTLIKTRKYSLKR, encoded by the exons GCAACCTTGGTAACGGGCAAACGGCTTAGTGCTGGGAAGAAAGTG GCATTAGCATGTGTTGGTGGGTTGGCAGCTGGTGGTGTTGGGCTGGCTGTGGCATTCAATCAGGCGGTTCTGGCGGGTGAATTGGAGCTGCACCCACCCAAGTTGCCATGGAGTCACAATGGACTACTGAGTGCCCTTGATCGCAACAG CGTTCGCCGTGGTTACCAGGTGTACAAGCAGGTGTGTGCGGCGTGTCACAGTCTGAAGTATCTGTGTTACAGAGAACTAGTCGGGGAGATCATGACCGAGGATGAAGCCAAAGCTGAAGCTGCAGAG atTCTTGTCACAGATGGTCCGGATGATGAAGGGAAGATGTTCCAGAGACCGGGGAAGTTGGCCGACCGCTGTCCAAACCCGTATGATAATGACGAGGCCGCCCGTGCTGCCAACAACGGGGCACTACCACCCGACCTGTCTCTGATCGTCCCAGCCAGACATGGAGGGGAG GACTACATATTTGCTCTGTTGACCGGATACTGCGATGCCCCGGCAGGGTTTGATATACGAGAGGGACTCTATTACAACCCCTACTTCCTTGGTGGCTCTATTGGAATGGCACAAGCTCTCTATAACGAAATAATAGAATACGAAGACG GCACCCCCGCCACTCAGAGTCAACTCTCTAAAGATGTATCCGTTTTCTTGAGATGGGTTTCTGAACCCGAACATGACAGGAGGAAACAAATGGGACTTAAG gcTATGATGATCTTGACTATAATGTTTGCTGCCGGTTACTACATCAAACGTCACAAGTGGACCCTGATAAAAACGAGGAAGTATTCCCTCAAGCGGTGA